Proteins encoded together in one Styela clava chromosome 12, kaStyClav1.hap1.2, whole genome shotgun sequence window:
- the LOC120329983 gene encoding putative methyltransferase DDB_G0268948: MEEPYTDNENTKLIRAYEDEDLAEIYAKYRPSYPHIVHESIIGYLKKKHLINTQNGKFKQMLDVGCGSGTLSTQPFSPYFESILGVDISSAKIKEAKKLNKCKNVFFKVIDSYKYPIEDNTVDLITCGTSIHYLDIRLFEKECERILKPGVCCAFYVMNFGSIKEVTKPESDSKHLEVLLNPFIAEFMIDIDAHPCNFSALNRNRPIYDRIQNKTKDLLEEIICETKLSLRQLKDIFGTFGDYITLMKQGKPNIDPLENFGNNIRKSLRLNDVNSDDYIILNVEMVYPIYLFAKLI, translated from the coding sequence ATGGAAGAGCCCTATACCGACAAtgagaacaccaagctcattcGCGCTTACGAAGATGAAGATTTAGCAgaaatttatgcaaaatatCGACCTTCCTACCCTCACATTGTACATGAATCAATTATAGGATATTTGAAGAAAAAGCATCTAATCAACACTCAAAATGGGAAGTTCAAACAAATGCTAGATGTAGGATGTGGAAGTGGAACATTGTCAACACAACCTTTTTCTCCGTATTTTGAATCAATACTTGGAGTCGATATCAGCAGCGCTAAAATCAAAGAAGCAAAAAAGTTGAACAAAtgtaaaaacgttttttttaagGTGATTGATAGTTACAAATATCCTATAGAAGACAACACAGTTGACCTCATCACTTGTGGAACATCGATTCATTATCTTGATATAAGGTTATTTGAAAAGGAATGTGAAAGAATTTTGAAACCGGGTGTATGTTGCGCTTTTTATGTAATGAACTTTGGAAGCATTAAAGAGGTGACCAAACCGGAGAGTGACTCCAAGCATCTTGAAGTGTTGTTGAATCCATTCATAGCTGAATTTATGATCGACATAGATGCTCATCCATGTAACTTTTCGGCGCTCAACCGAAATCGGCCGATCTATGATCgaatacaaaacaaaacaaaagatTTGCTTGAAGAAATCATTTGCGAAACGAAATTGTCATTACGCCAGCTTAAGGACATATTTGGGACATTTGGCGATTATATCACTTTAATGAAACAAGGTAAACCAAATATTGATCCTTTGGAAAACTTTGGTAACAACATCAGGAAATCCCTGCGTTTGAACGATGTAAATTCTGACGACTACATCATTTTAAACGTCGAAATGGTTTATCCCATATACTTGTTCGCAAAATTAATTTGA
- the LOC144430448 gene encoding uncharacterized protein LOC144430448 produces MASKCSDKTLIRLYEDKELAYMYAIYRPPPYPTAVRETIIKYLEKNCNAKNKEGKFEKMLDVGCGSGTLSTQTFASFFESILGIDISEAKIKEAKRLNKCRNVAFECIEGYEFPVENNSVDLITCASSIHFLDLKLFEKECERILKPGGCCAVYVINWGNITGFRVGGTDWRLKMVLLYLIVEDFYISVKAHPNNFAAIRRNQQIYDQIQNSSKIKLQEIVSGREMTLCQLKNVFRTLGDYVIFMKQEKPAKDPLEIFDQNIRQALKLGNDLSDEKIFLKSEEVFPIFVFTKQVTSRPDRVL; encoded by the coding sequence ATGGCGTCGAAATGCAGCGATAAGACTCTCATACGATTGTATGAAGATAAAGAATTAGCATATATGTATGCGATATATCGCCCCCCCCCCTACCCCACCGCGGTACGTGAAACAATTATCAAGTATTTAGAGAAAAATTGCAATGCGAAAAATAAAGAaggaaagtttgaaaaaatgttgGATGTAGGATGTGGAAGTGGAACATTGTCAACGCAAACTTTTGCATCGTTTTTTGAATCAATACTGGGGATTGATATCAGCGAAGCTAAAATTAAGGAAGCAAAAAGACTGAACAAATGTAGAAACGTTGCTTTCGAATGTATAGAAGGTTATGAATTCCCTGTGGAAAACAATAGTGTTGATCTTATTACATGCGCTTCTTCCATTCATTTTCTTGatctaaaattatttgaaaaagaatGTGAACGAATTCTAAAACCTGGCGGATGTTGTGCTGTCTATGTAATTAATTGGGGAAATATTACAGGCTTCCGCGTTGGAGGAACTGACTGGAGACTAAAGATGGTTTTGCTCTATTTGATTGTTGAAGATTTTTATATCAGTGTGAAAGCACATCCAAATAATTTTGCGGCAATTCGACGAAATCAACAAATTTATGATCAAATCCAAAATTCATCTAAAATAAAGCTTCAAGAAATAGTAAGTGGACGAGAAATGACGCTTTGTCAACTCAAAAATGTTTTCCGCACTTTGGGTGACTACGTCATTTTTATGAAACAAGAAAAGCCGGCTAAAGATCCTCTCGAGATTTTTGACCAAAACATTAGACAAGCACTCAAGCTCGGAAACGATTTAtcggatgagaaaatatttttaaaatctgaaGAGGTGTTTCCCATTTTTGTGTTTACAAAGCAAGTCACTTCCAGACCCGACAGAGTTTTATGa
- the LOC144430446 gene encoding uncharacterized protein LOC144430446: MLDVGCGSGTLSTQTFTSYFESILGIDISEAKIEEAKRLNKCGNVVFELIDGYDFPVEDNSVDLITFATSIHFLDLKLLEKECERVLKPGGCCAAYAINWGDITGFSVEGTDWRQNRVLLNLIVEDFYVNIKAHPNNFAALRRNQQVYDQIQNSSKIKLQEMVREREMTLRQLKNVFSTVGDYVVFMKQEKSTTDPLEIFDKEIRQALKLENDLSDEHIILKFKEVFPIFVFTKPKVQNPTKFYERNCIYLRKSLYD, translated from the coding sequence atgttggatGTAGGATGTGGAAGTGGAACATTGTCAACGCAAACCTTCACGTCGTATTTTGAATCAATACTGGGGATTGATATTAGCGAAGCTAAAATCGAGGAAGCAAAAAGACTGAATAAATGTGGGAACGTTGTTTTCGAATTGATTGATGGTTATGATTTTCCTGTGGAAGACAATAGTGTTGATCTCATCACTTTCGCCACTTCCATCCATTTTCTTGATCTAAAATTACTTGAAAAAGAATGTGAACGAGTTTTGAAACCTGGCGGATGTTGTGCTGCCTATGCAATTAATTGGGGAGATATCACAGGTTTCAGCGTTGAAGGAACTGATTGGAGACAAAATAGGGTTTTACTCAATTTGATTGTTGAAGACTTCTATGTCAATATAAAAGCACATCCTAATAATTTTGCGGCACTTAGACGAAATCAACAAGTTTATGATCAAATccaaaattcatccaaaataaaGCTTCAAGAAATGGTACGTGAAAGAGAAATGACGCTTCGTCAACTCAAAAATGTTTTCAGCACTGTGGGTGACTATGTCGTTTTTATGAAACAGGAGAAGTCAACTACAGATCCTCTCGAGATTTTTGACAAAGAAATAAGACAAGCACTCAAGCTCGAAAACGATTTATCAGATGAgcatataattttaaaatttaaagagGTGTTTCCCATTTTTGTGTTTACAAAGCCCAAAGTTCAAAACCCGACAAAGTTTTATGAGCGAAATTGCATTTATTTAAGAAAATCACTATATGATTAA
- the LOC120329876 gene encoding putative methyltransferase DDB_G0268948, with protein sequence MLDVGCGSATLSTQTFTSYFESTIGIDISEVKIEEAKRLNKCGNVAFELIDGYDFPVEDNSVHLITFATSIHFLDLKLLEKKCERVLKPGGCCAAYAINWGDITGFSVGRTDWRQNRVLLNLIVEDFYVNIKAHLNIFAALRRNQQVYDQILNSSKIKLQEIVREREMTLRQLKNVFRTVGDYVIFMKHEKSTTDPLEFHIYIRILHF encoded by the coding sequence atgttgGATGTAGGATGTGGAAGTGCAACATTGTCAACGCAAACGTTCACGTCGTATTTTGAATCAACAATAGGGATTGATATCAGCGAAGTTAAAATTGAGGAAGCAAAAAGACTGAATAAATGTGGGAACGTTGCTTTCGAATTGATTGATGGTTATGATTTTCCCGTGGAAGACAATAGTGTTCATCTCATCACTTTCGCCACTTCCATCCATTTTCTTGATCTAaaattacttgaaaaaaaatgtgaacGAGTTTTGAAACCTGGCGGATGTTGTGCTGCCTATGCAATTAATTGGGGAGATATCACAGGTTTCAGCGTTGGAAGAACTGATTGGAGACAAAATAGGGTTTTACTCAATTTGATTGTTGAAGACTTTTATGTCAATATAAAAGCACATCTTAATATTTTCGCGGCACTCAGACGAAATCAACAAGTTTATGATCAAATCCTAAATTCATCTAAAATAAAGCTTCAAGAAATTGTACGTGAAAGAGAAATGACGCTTCGTCAACTCAAAAATGTTTTCCGCACTGTGGGTGACTACGTCATTTTTATGAAACATGAGAAGTCAACTACAGATCCTCtcgaatttcatatttatattcgaattttacatttttaa